A genome region from Erigeron canadensis isolate Cc75 chromosome 3, C_canadensis_v1, whole genome shotgun sequence includes the following:
- the LOC122591527 gene encoding uncharacterized protein LOC122591527: protein MSKLTDSWRFFFTHLVECLGSGSGGLDQINQTQLMIAYCLWHGLRFDFAQILWNDLAERIKVHKRKSHVPFIRFLSLIFKRALGNEYDFDTSHFSMAKHLRDLNNLVSKSDEVEIPVVMTESFRRETTDASPPVDSEETQGGPQFNIDTLREVENQESEQQNVVIPDSSQIDLNRIVIDQAADQTTFWDGDESSLDLSNSGQVQDLFGEAQSMEADLQNPVSTSIDLPIDIIPSETPTLTLLQSEQTVMPPPPPPPISSATPYINPLPSILIPSPQSTQNPPQSTERPPVLNIPVSSAPDYTAAQIEFPIHDRVETLISVVQRSESGPSSILVGFSSSSSTEVQGLLHKVADLEKSLLSSSQFLSDFKSAMTNSFRSELNTFSGNEQLVFDKLNELVLATNNFQESFKVVVQEMNERSSISVSNVQTAVKEAVDTSLGELKTQVQNLHRVVDRLDCRPTLDQSSVISNVSDQTALKLKNLVLKQLSTDVTDSVMIKSQEVMLPKVIDVTVQEILKDLVTEVKKSENTSLGTQEGYVSNEASRWSYFWLH, encoded by the coding sequence ATGAGTAAACTCACTGATTCTTGGAGATTCTTTTTTACTCATTTGGTAGAATGTTTGGGAAGTGGATCTGGAGGGCTTGATCAAATTAACCAGACCCAACTTATGATTGCATATTGCCTATGGCATGGGCTCAGGTTTGATTTTGCCCAAATTCTTTGGAATGATTTGGCTGAAAGAATAAAGgttcataaaagaaaatcccATGTTCCCTTCATTCGTTTCCTGTCTTTGATTTTTAAGCGTGCACTTGGAAATGAGTATGATTTTGACACCAGTCATTTTTCTATGGCTAAGCACTTGAGGGATCTCAATAACTTAGTGTCCAAAAGTGatgaagttgagatcccagTTGTTATGACTGAAAGCTTTCGGAGGGAAACTACTGATGCATCACCTCCAGTGGATTCAGAAGAAACCCAGGGTGGTCCTCAATTCAATATAGACACTCTTAGGGAAGTAGAAAATCAAGAATCTGAACAACAAAATGTGGTTATTCCAGATTCCTCCCAGATAGACTTAAACAGAATTGTAATTGATCAGGCTGCAGATCAAACCACCTTCTGGGATGGAGATGAATCATCCTTGGACTTGTCTAATTCTGGTCAAGTTCAGGATTTATTTGGTGAAGCTCAGTCTATGGAGGCAGATCTCCAGAATCCTGTCTCAACTTCAATCGATCTCCCCATTGATATCATTCCTTCAGAAACTCCAACTCTTACTCTACTCCAATCTGAACAAACTGTGATGCCACCTCCTCCACCACCTCCAATTTCTTCAGCCACACCATACATAAATCCTCTTCCTTCTATTTTAATTCCTTCACCTCAATCAACTCAAAATCCTCCACAGTCAACTGAGAGACCTCCAGTTTTAAATATTCCAGTCTCAAGTGCTCCAGACTATACTGCTGCTCAAATCGAATTTCCTATACATGACAGAGTCGAGACACTCATATCTGTTGTTCAAAGAAGTGAATCTGGACCTTCTTCTATACTAGTGGGattctcttcttcatcttccaccGAAGTCCAAGGCCTTTTACACAAAGTGGCCGACTTGGAGAAATCCCTCCTGTCATCCTCTCAGTTTCTCTCTGATTTCAAATCTGCCATGACTAATTCCTTTCGGTCAGAGTTGAACACCTTCTCTGGGAATGAACAACTGGTATTTGATAAACTGAATGAATTGGTACTTGCCACTAACAATTTCCAAGAATCTTTCAAAGTGGTAGTCCAGGAAATGAACGAAAGATCCTCTATCTCAGTTTCTAATGTCCAAACTGCTGTTAAAGAAGCAGTTGACACCTCTCTAGGAGAACTGAAGACCCAGGTCCAGAACTTGCATCGTGTGGTGGATAGGTTGGATTGTAGGCCAACACTGGATCAGAGTTCAGTCATCAGCAATGTAAGTGACCAGACTGCTTTGAAACTCAAGAATCTGGTACTCAAGCAGCTCTCTACTGATGTGACTGACTCTGTTATGATCAAATCGCAAGAAGTTATGTTGCCAAAGGTTATAGATGTGACTGTTCAGGAAATTCTTAAGGACTTGGTGACTGAGGTAAAAAAATCTGAAAACACAAGTCTAGGAACTCAAGAAGGATATGTCAGCAATGAAGCCAGTCGCTGGTCGTACTTTTGGCTCCACTGA